CAACAGCCGAACCGAGCATATCCGCTTCCGCTACATGCACATGAACCCGCAGGTGCTGACCGCGGACGGCGTACTCAATGGGCGCATCGTCATCGAAGGCGAGAAGATTGGCGTGGTCTCGAACTATCTCGACCATCCCGCCGGCACCTCGATGCATTTGCATTTCGATGTGCAGCTGTTCACCCGCGACGGCTGGATCTGGGTCAGCCCCTACGTCACGCTGGTCTCAGCGTATGAACGCCTGATCCACGCCCGCGGCCGCGAGGTCGGCCCGGAGATCGCGGGCGCGCCGCAGCCGGTGGCCCATGCGCTGCCGGAGGACGTGGTCAAGCCGGACCTGCGCGAGGGCTCGAGCGGCGAGGAGAATTGAGCGGCCGGATCCTTACAAATCACTCCAGATACGTCGTCAGCTGCGCGCCCTCGTCCGCAACGAACACCGCGATCAATTCCGCCGGCTCCGTGGCGCTGGCATTGGCCGAGACCAGATGCGTCGTGCCTGGCGGCTCGAAGAAGGACTGGCCGACGCCGAACGTCTCGACCGGGCCGCCGCCGAGCTGGGAGCGGATCTCGCCCTTGGTGATGTAGGCCGTCACCGAACCGGCATGCCGGTGCGGCCGGGAGAAGCCGCCGGGGCCGTAGAACACGCGCACGATGGTGACGCGCTTGCCCGGCACGTTGGGCAGCGCGTAAGAGCCGATCGGCTCGACCTTGTCGAGCGGAGAGCTCTCCGCCGCGGTGGCGCAGAGCGGCGCCAGCGCGCCGGAAACGGTGTCCATCGTCACCGGCAGCGCTCTGCCGATCGCAAGCGCGCAGGCAAGTCCGCCGACGACGGCCAGCGCCGTCGCGCGCGATGGCACCGGGCGCAGCGTGGTGGCCAAATCCATTGCTGTCACGGCAATCTCCTCTCGTTGTGATCAGGACGCCGCGGCATGCGCCGCGACCGGCCGCTTCGCCGGCGTCCAGCGAAATGCCGCGCCAAAACGATTCCAGACGTTGATCGAGGCGACCGCCGAGGTCAGATACGTCAACTCCGTCTCGGAGAACTCGCGGCTCGCCTCCGCGTAGACGTCTTCGCCGACGCCGTCCGGCAGCAGGGTCAGCGCTTCCGCCCAGGCGAGCGCCGCCCGCTCACGCGCGGAAAAGATCGGCGCCTCGCGCCAGACCGCGACCAGATGGAGCTTGTCGGCGGGCACGCCAATCCGCTCGGACAAC
This is a stretch of genomic DNA from Bradyrhizobium sp. CB2312. It encodes these proteins:
- a CDS encoding carboxymuconolactone decarboxylase family protein; the encoded protein is MSHARSEYEDFKQIAPDAYELVLALGQLAAKAGLDKQLLELVKLRASQINGCAFCVQHHVLLSERIGVPADKLHLVAVWREAPIFSARERAALAWAEALTLLPDGVGEDVYAEASREFSETELTYLTSAVASINVWNRFGAAFRWTPAKRPVAAHAAAS
- a CDS encoding cupin domain-containing protein — translated: MTAMDLATTLRPVPSRATALAVVGGLACALAIGRALPVTMDTVSGALAPLCATAAESSPLDKVEPIGSYALPNVPGKRVTIVRVFYGPGGFSRPHRHAGSVTAYITKGEIRSQLGGGPVETFGVGQSFFEPPGTTHLVSANASATEPAELIAVFVADEGAQLTTYLE